A window from Salvia miltiorrhiza cultivar Shanhuang (shh) chromosome 2, IMPLAD_Smil_shh, whole genome shotgun sequence encodes these proteins:
- the LOC131012119 gene encoding uncharacterized protein LOC131012119 isoform X1, whose amino-acid sequence MKDEAVSSSRDPLLPPRSTSPPPSLTHAASSAGASSPAVPTNAGSSDGLGQVQNSKGGSLSRIGSQPMHTSLSTSAGGSALGSSQPSCRPWERGDLLRRLSTFKPANWFRKPKAASSLACARKGWVNVDVDTVECESCGAILKFVSSATWTPSEADGAGEEFSKKLDEGHRLTCPWTGNCCAESLVQFPPTPPSALIGGYKDRCDGLLQFPSLPVVAASAIEQIRISRGSEIDRLLAQSQLARNESGIKLEIFLGTENSRDDVFFIYSRAQKLISLCGWEPRWLPNIQDCEEHSAQSARNGCSIGPSKYRAPPRDPSRGKKALSSSTKRDYGGNEVIGNNSKGVSRSPLLDCSLCGATVRLWDFLTVPRPSSFVPSSTDGPETSKKMILTRGISAASGISGWVAADGMEKEQAEDHDEAATGEGKSLSNVGVELNLTMSAGLSSSRLNMNATSEQYPYGHRGRDLLIGQPSSSEVGDRAASFESRGPSSRKRNLDEGGSTGDRPHLLLQQADSGEGTVIDRDGDEVDDGGQYSAGPLKRARESGVVEPHRSPYRKDSSGAGPSRSFGFDIGIDAYKDEFDQGTEQLIGNPSRVSSVIAMDTMCHSADDDSMESVENYPGDFDDIHLPSTSGIKNTDPAETSELNYSNQAQQSTCPAAVRSTGEIGVSSTNEEEVVNTDTATAHGRDGPSLGISGGSVGMGASHEAEIHGIDASIYRTDSVVGDVEPITEITDNQGQTGEFAPDPGLMGDFVPEEVDREDPHGDSQDLMSRSVVRADSGSKVMGSTKAESVESGEKTSNMRATSCENSPHPSLSCNAILCSGMELSKEEVTQATKDPTTDDCGFVDSGYQVANGSGPPNGGSNYDEAVEFDPIKYHNYYCPWVNGNVAAAGSSSSSGSGSSPSAIALCGWQLTLDALDAFQLQGQVPPVQPVESESAASMYKVSMDSLVSSKCFHMGSRFCLNFHSYVPFLRLQLM is encoded by the exons CGAGCCTCACTCACGCTGCCAG TTCTGCTGGGGCATCATCTCCTGCTGTTCCCACAAATGCTGGCAGCTCAGATGGGCTTGGTCAAGTCCAGAATTCGAAAGGAGGGTCTCTTTCCCGGATTGGTTCACAGCCCATGCACACATCATTGAGCACCAGTGCTGGTGGTTCAGCCCTTGGATCATCACAGCCTTCTTGCAGGCCCTGGGAAAGGGGTGATTTATTGAGGCGTCTCTCAACATTCAAACCAGCAAATTGGTTTAGAAAGCCCAAG GCTGCAAGTTCCCTGGCCTGTGCCAGAAAAGGCTGGGTGAATGTGGATGTTGATACAGTTGAATGTGAATCCTGTGGTGCAATTTTGAAGTTTGTTTCATCAGCTACCTGGACTCCTTCTGAAG CTGATGGTGCTGGAGAAGAATTTTCCAAGAAACTTGATGAAGGGCATAGGCTTACCTGCCCATGGACAGGAAACTGTTGTGCAGAAAGTCTGGTGCAGTTCCCACCAACTCCACCATCAGCACTTATTGGTGGTTATAAGGATAGGTGCGATGGACTGCTCCAATTTCCCTCCCTTCCTGTTGTGGCTGCATCTGCAATTGAGCAAATACGGATTTCTCGGGGCTCAGAAATTGATCGTTTGCTGGCCCAGTCTCAGCTTGCACGCAATGAATCTGGCATCAAGCTAGAAATTTTCTTAGGAACTGAAAACTCCAGAGATGATGTCTTCTTCATATACTCCCGT GCTCAGAAGCTCATAAGTCTTTGTGGATGGGAACCTAGGTGGCTCCCAAATATTCAGGATTGTGAAGAGCATTCTGCTCAATCAGCTAGAAATGGCTGCTCAATTGGTCCTTCAAAATATCGTGCTCCTCCCCGTGATCCTAGCCGAGGAAAGAAAGCCTTGTCGTCTTCAACAAAAAGGGATTATGGTGGAAATGAAGTTATAGGAAATAACTCAAAAGGTGTATCCAGGTCACCATTGTTAGATTGCAGCTTATGTGGCGCGACAGTGAGACTATGGGACTTTCTAACTGTCCCACGTCCCTCTAGTTTTGTTCCAAGTAGCACTGATGGTCCCGAAACTAGCAAGAAGATGATATTGACACGTGGAATAAGTGCAGCAAGTGGCATCAGTGGGTGGGTTGCTGCAGATGGGATGGAGAAGGAGCAGGCAGAGGACCATGATGAAGCTGCAACTGGTGAAGGAAAGTCACTTTCAAATGTTGGGGTGGAGTTGAATCTTACTATGTCTGCTGGATTGTCCTCATCGCGGTTGAACATGAATGCTACATCTGAACAGTACCCATATGGACATAGAGGTAGAGATTTATTGATTGGGCAGCCTTCCAGCAGTGAGGTTGGTGATCGTGCAGCTTCATTTGAATCACGTGGCCCCAGTTCACGCAAGAGGAACTTAGATGAAGGTGGAAGTACAGGTGACAGACCACACTTACTGCTTCAACAAGCAGACAGTGGAGAGGGTACTGTCATCGATCGCGATGGTGATGAAGTTGATGATGGTGGTCAGTACTCTGCTGGACCTTTAAAACGTGCTCGTGAATCTGGGGTTGTAGAACCCCATCGATCACCTTATAGAAAAGATTCTTCTGGTGCTGGTCCCAGTCGGTCATTCGGCTTCGACATAGGAATTGATGCTTATAAAGATGAATTTGACCAGGGAACTGAACAACTTATCGGTAATCCATCCCGTGTATCCTCCGTCATTGCAATGGACACTATGTGCCACAGTGCAGATGATGATTCAATGGAAAGCGTTGAGAACTATCCTGGCGATTTTGATGACATACATTTGCCGTCTACATCAGGAATCAAAAACACAGATCCCGCTGAGACATCAGAGTTGAATTACAGCAATCAAGCACAACAGAGTACTTGTCCTGCTGCTGTGAGAAGTACTGGTGAAATTGGAGTTAGCAGTACAAATGAAGAAGAAGTTGTAAACACAGATACTGCAACTGCACATGGGAGGGATGGTCCCAGCTTGGGGATTAGTGGAGGAAGTGTTGGCATGGGTGCTAGCCATGAAGCTGAAATTCATGGGATTGATGCTTCTATCTACCGAACTGACAGTGTTGTTGGTGATGTAGAACCTAttactgaaataactgataACCAAGGCCAAACAGGTGAATTTGCACCAGATCCAGGGTTGATGGGTGATTTTGTCCCTGAAGAAGTGGATAGAGAGGATCCTCATGGTGACAGTCAAGATTTGATGTCTCGGTCCGTAGTTAGGGCAGATAGTGGGTCGAAAGTTATGGGTTCAACTAAGGCAGAATCtgttgaaagtggtgaaaagaCAAGTAATATGCGAGCCACCTCCTGCGAGAATAGTCCCCATCCTTCACTTTCTTGCAATGCGATTTTATGTTCTGGCATGGAGCTATCTAAGGAAGAAGTTACTCAAGCTACCAAGGATCCAACAACTGATGACTGTGGTTTTGTTGATTCAGGCTATCAAGTTGCAAATGGGTCAG GGCCTCCCAATGGTGGAAGCAACTACGATGAAGCGGTGGAATTTGATCCAATTAAGTATCACAATTACTACTGTCCTTGGGTTAATGGAAATGTTGCTGCAGCAGGCTCTAGTAGCAGCAGTGGGTCTGGCTCCAGTCCTAGTGCTATTGCGCTTTGTGGTTGGCAGCTGACATTAGATGCTTTAGATGCTTTCCAATTGCAAGGCCAGGTTCCACCAGTGCAACCAGTAGAGTCTGAATCTGCTGCTTCCATGTATAAGGTTAGCATGGATAGTCTAGTGTCTTCCAAATGCTTTCACATGGGATCTCGATTTTGTTTAAACTTTCATTCTTATGTTCCTTTCCTACGATTGCAACTTATGTGA
- the LOC131012119 gene encoding uncharacterized protein LOC131012119 isoform X2, producing MKDEAVSSSRDPLLPPRSTSPPPSLTHAASSAGASSPAVPTNAGSSDGLGQVQNSKGGSLSRIGSQPMHTSLSTSAGGSALGSSQPSCRPWERGDLLRRLSTFKPANWFRKPKAASSLACARKGWVNVDVDTVECESCGAILKFVSSATWTPSEADGAGEEFSKKLDEGHRLTCPWTGNCCAESLVQFPPTPPSALIGGYKDRCDGLLQFPSLPVVAASAIEQIRISRGSEIDRLLAQSQLARNESGIKLEIFLGTENSRDDVFFIYSRAQKLISLCGWEPRWLPNIQDCEEHSAQSARNGCSIGPSKYRAPPRDPSRGKKALSSSTKRDYGGNEVIGNNSKGVSRSPLLDCSLCGATVRLWDFLTVPRPSSFVPSSTDGPETSKKMILTRGISAASGISGWVAADGMEKEQAEDHDEAATGEGKSLSNVGVELNLTMSAGLSSSRLNMNATSEQYPYGHRGRDLLIGQPSSSEVGDRAASFESRGPSSRKRNLDEGGSTGDRPHLLLQQADSGEGTVIDRDGDEVDDGGQYSAGPLKRARESGVVEPHRSPYRKDSSGAGPSRSFGFDIGIDAYKDEFDQGTEQLIGNPSRVSSVIAMDTMCHSADDDSMESVENYPGDFDDIHLPSTSGIKNTDPAETSELNYSNQAQQSTCPAAVRSTGEIGVSSTNEEEVVNTDTATAHGRDGPSLGISGGSVGMGASHEAEIHGIDASIYRTDSVVGDVEPITEITDNQGQTGEFAPDPGLMGDFVPEEVDREDPHGDSQDLMSRSVVRADSGSKVMGSTKAESVESGEKTSNMRATSCENSPHPSLSCNAILCSGMELSKEEVTQATKDPTTDDCGFVDSGYQVANGSGPPNGGSNYDEAVEFDPIKYHNYYCPWVNGNVAAAGSSSSSGSGSSPSAIALCGWQLTLDALDAFQLQGQVPPVQPVESESAASMYKDDHHTPGPKLLARHSFNKSRGKS from the exons CGAGCCTCACTCACGCTGCCAG TTCTGCTGGGGCATCATCTCCTGCTGTTCCCACAAATGCTGGCAGCTCAGATGGGCTTGGTCAAGTCCAGAATTCGAAAGGAGGGTCTCTTTCCCGGATTGGTTCACAGCCCATGCACACATCATTGAGCACCAGTGCTGGTGGTTCAGCCCTTGGATCATCACAGCCTTCTTGCAGGCCCTGGGAAAGGGGTGATTTATTGAGGCGTCTCTCAACATTCAAACCAGCAAATTGGTTTAGAAAGCCCAAG GCTGCAAGTTCCCTGGCCTGTGCCAGAAAAGGCTGGGTGAATGTGGATGTTGATACAGTTGAATGTGAATCCTGTGGTGCAATTTTGAAGTTTGTTTCATCAGCTACCTGGACTCCTTCTGAAG CTGATGGTGCTGGAGAAGAATTTTCCAAGAAACTTGATGAAGGGCATAGGCTTACCTGCCCATGGACAGGAAACTGTTGTGCAGAAAGTCTGGTGCAGTTCCCACCAACTCCACCATCAGCACTTATTGGTGGTTATAAGGATAGGTGCGATGGACTGCTCCAATTTCCCTCCCTTCCTGTTGTGGCTGCATCTGCAATTGAGCAAATACGGATTTCTCGGGGCTCAGAAATTGATCGTTTGCTGGCCCAGTCTCAGCTTGCACGCAATGAATCTGGCATCAAGCTAGAAATTTTCTTAGGAACTGAAAACTCCAGAGATGATGTCTTCTTCATATACTCCCGT GCTCAGAAGCTCATAAGTCTTTGTGGATGGGAACCTAGGTGGCTCCCAAATATTCAGGATTGTGAAGAGCATTCTGCTCAATCAGCTAGAAATGGCTGCTCAATTGGTCCTTCAAAATATCGTGCTCCTCCCCGTGATCCTAGCCGAGGAAAGAAAGCCTTGTCGTCTTCAACAAAAAGGGATTATGGTGGAAATGAAGTTATAGGAAATAACTCAAAAGGTGTATCCAGGTCACCATTGTTAGATTGCAGCTTATGTGGCGCGACAGTGAGACTATGGGACTTTCTAACTGTCCCACGTCCCTCTAGTTTTGTTCCAAGTAGCACTGATGGTCCCGAAACTAGCAAGAAGATGATATTGACACGTGGAATAAGTGCAGCAAGTGGCATCAGTGGGTGGGTTGCTGCAGATGGGATGGAGAAGGAGCAGGCAGAGGACCATGATGAAGCTGCAACTGGTGAAGGAAAGTCACTTTCAAATGTTGGGGTGGAGTTGAATCTTACTATGTCTGCTGGATTGTCCTCATCGCGGTTGAACATGAATGCTACATCTGAACAGTACCCATATGGACATAGAGGTAGAGATTTATTGATTGGGCAGCCTTCCAGCAGTGAGGTTGGTGATCGTGCAGCTTCATTTGAATCACGTGGCCCCAGTTCACGCAAGAGGAACTTAGATGAAGGTGGAAGTACAGGTGACAGACCACACTTACTGCTTCAACAAGCAGACAGTGGAGAGGGTACTGTCATCGATCGCGATGGTGATGAAGTTGATGATGGTGGTCAGTACTCTGCTGGACCTTTAAAACGTGCTCGTGAATCTGGGGTTGTAGAACCCCATCGATCACCTTATAGAAAAGATTCTTCTGGTGCTGGTCCCAGTCGGTCATTCGGCTTCGACATAGGAATTGATGCTTATAAAGATGAATTTGACCAGGGAACTGAACAACTTATCGGTAATCCATCCCGTGTATCCTCCGTCATTGCAATGGACACTATGTGCCACAGTGCAGATGATGATTCAATGGAAAGCGTTGAGAACTATCCTGGCGATTTTGATGACATACATTTGCCGTCTACATCAGGAATCAAAAACACAGATCCCGCTGAGACATCAGAGTTGAATTACAGCAATCAAGCACAACAGAGTACTTGTCCTGCTGCTGTGAGAAGTACTGGTGAAATTGGAGTTAGCAGTACAAATGAAGAAGAAGTTGTAAACACAGATACTGCAACTGCACATGGGAGGGATGGTCCCAGCTTGGGGATTAGTGGAGGAAGTGTTGGCATGGGTGCTAGCCATGAAGCTGAAATTCATGGGATTGATGCTTCTATCTACCGAACTGACAGTGTTGTTGGTGATGTAGAACCTAttactgaaataactgataACCAAGGCCAAACAGGTGAATTTGCACCAGATCCAGGGTTGATGGGTGATTTTGTCCCTGAAGAAGTGGATAGAGAGGATCCTCATGGTGACAGTCAAGATTTGATGTCTCGGTCCGTAGTTAGGGCAGATAGTGGGTCGAAAGTTATGGGTTCAACTAAGGCAGAATCtgttgaaagtggtgaaaagaCAAGTAATATGCGAGCCACCTCCTGCGAGAATAGTCCCCATCCTTCACTTTCTTGCAATGCGATTTTATGTTCTGGCATGGAGCTATCTAAGGAAGAAGTTACTCAAGCTACCAAGGATCCAACAACTGATGACTGTGGTTTTGTTGATTCAGGCTATCAAGTTGCAAATGGGTCAG GGCCTCCCAATGGTGGAAGCAACTACGATGAAGCGGTGGAATTTGATCCAATTAAGTATCACAATTACTACTGTCCTTGGGTTAATGGAAATGTTGCTGCAGCAGGCTCTAGTAGCAGCAGTGGGTCTGGCTCCAGTCCTAGTGCTATTGCGCTTTGTGGTTGGCAGCTGACATTAGATGCTTTAGATGCTTTCCAATTGCAAGGCCAGGTTCCACCAGTGCAACCAGTAGAGTCTGAATCTGCTGCTTCCATGTATAAG GATGATCATCATACGCCTGGTCCGAAGCTCTTGGCACGGCACTCTTTCAACAAGAGCCGTGGGAAGAGCTAA
- the LOC131012119 gene encoding uncharacterized protein LOC131012119 isoform X3 — translation MKDEAVSSSRDPLLPPRSTSPPPSLTHAASSAGASSPAVPTNAGSSDGLGQVQNSKGGSLSRIGSQPMHTSLSTSAGGSALGSSQPSCRPWERGDLLRRLSTFKPANWFRKPKAASSLACARKGWVNVDVDTVECESCGAILKFVSSATWTPSEADGAGEEFSKKLDEGHRLTCPWTGNCCAESLVQFPPTPPSALIGGYKDRCDGLLQFPSLPVVAASAIEQIRISRGSEIDRLLAQSQLARNESGIKLEIFLGTENSRDDVFFIYSRAQKLISLCGWEPRWLPNIQDCEEHSAQSARNGCSIGPSKYRAPPRDPSRGKKALSSSTKRDYGGNEVIGNNSKGVSRSPLLDCSLCGATVRLWDFLTVPRPSSFVPSSTDGPETSKKMILTRGISAASGISGWVAADGMEKEQAEDHDEAATGEGKSLSNVGVELNLTMSAGLSSSRLNMNATSEQYPYGHRGRDLLIGQPSSSEVGDRAASFESRGPSSRKRNLDEGGSTGDRPHLLLQQADSGEGTVIDRDGDEVDDGGQYSAGPLKRARESGVVEPHRSPYRKDSSGAGPSRSFGFDIGIDAYKDEFDQGTEQLIGNPSRVSSVIAMDTMCHSADDDSMESVENYPGDFDDIHLPSTSGIKNTDPAETSELNYSNQAQQSTCPAAVRSTGEIGVSSTNEEEVVNTDTATAHGRDGPSLGISGGSVGMGASHEAEIHGIDASIYRTDSVVGDVEPITEITDNQGQTGEFAPDPGLMGDFVPEEVDREDPHGDSQDLMSRSVVRADSGSKVMGSTKAESVESGEKTSNMRATSCENSPHPSLSCNAILCSGMELSKEEVTQATKDPTTDDCGFVDSGYQVANGSGPPNGGSNYDEAVEFDPIKYHNYYCPWVNGNVAAAGSSSSSGSGSSPSAIALCGWQLTLDALDAFQLQGQVPPVQPVESESAASMYKLLLPHGVLIEP, via the exons CGAGCCTCACTCACGCTGCCAG TTCTGCTGGGGCATCATCTCCTGCTGTTCCCACAAATGCTGGCAGCTCAGATGGGCTTGGTCAAGTCCAGAATTCGAAAGGAGGGTCTCTTTCCCGGATTGGTTCACAGCCCATGCACACATCATTGAGCACCAGTGCTGGTGGTTCAGCCCTTGGATCATCACAGCCTTCTTGCAGGCCCTGGGAAAGGGGTGATTTATTGAGGCGTCTCTCAACATTCAAACCAGCAAATTGGTTTAGAAAGCCCAAG GCTGCAAGTTCCCTGGCCTGTGCCAGAAAAGGCTGGGTGAATGTGGATGTTGATACAGTTGAATGTGAATCCTGTGGTGCAATTTTGAAGTTTGTTTCATCAGCTACCTGGACTCCTTCTGAAG CTGATGGTGCTGGAGAAGAATTTTCCAAGAAACTTGATGAAGGGCATAGGCTTACCTGCCCATGGACAGGAAACTGTTGTGCAGAAAGTCTGGTGCAGTTCCCACCAACTCCACCATCAGCACTTATTGGTGGTTATAAGGATAGGTGCGATGGACTGCTCCAATTTCCCTCCCTTCCTGTTGTGGCTGCATCTGCAATTGAGCAAATACGGATTTCTCGGGGCTCAGAAATTGATCGTTTGCTGGCCCAGTCTCAGCTTGCACGCAATGAATCTGGCATCAAGCTAGAAATTTTCTTAGGAACTGAAAACTCCAGAGATGATGTCTTCTTCATATACTCCCGT GCTCAGAAGCTCATAAGTCTTTGTGGATGGGAACCTAGGTGGCTCCCAAATATTCAGGATTGTGAAGAGCATTCTGCTCAATCAGCTAGAAATGGCTGCTCAATTGGTCCTTCAAAATATCGTGCTCCTCCCCGTGATCCTAGCCGAGGAAAGAAAGCCTTGTCGTCTTCAACAAAAAGGGATTATGGTGGAAATGAAGTTATAGGAAATAACTCAAAAGGTGTATCCAGGTCACCATTGTTAGATTGCAGCTTATGTGGCGCGACAGTGAGACTATGGGACTTTCTAACTGTCCCACGTCCCTCTAGTTTTGTTCCAAGTAGCACTGATGGTCCCGAAACTAGCAAGAAGATGATATTGACACGTGGAATAAGTGCAGCAAGTGGCATCAGTGGGTGGGTTGCTGCAGATGGGATGGAGAAGGAGCAGGCAGAGGACCATGATGAAGCTGCAACTGGTGAAGGAAAGTCACTTTCAAATGTTGGGGTGGAGTTGAATCTTACTATGTCTGCTGGATTGTCCTCATCGCGGTTGAACATGAATGCTACATCTGAACAGTACCCATATGGACATAGAGGTAGAGATTTATTGATTGGGCAGCCTTCCAGCAGTGAGGTTGGTGATCGTGCAGCTTCATTTGAATCACGTGGCCCCAGTTCACGCAAGAGGAACTTAGATGAAGGTGGAAGTACAGGTGACAGACCACACTTACTGCTTCAACAAGCAGACAGTGGAGAGGGTACTGTCATCGATCGCGATGGTGATGAAGTTGATGATGGTGGTCAGTACTCTGCTGGACCTTTAAAACGTGCTCGTGAATCTGGGGTTGTAGAACCCCATCGATCACCTTATAGAAAAGATTCTTCTGGTGCTGGTCCCAGTCGGTCATTCGGCTTCGACATAGGAATTGATGCTTATAAAGATGAATTTGACCAGGGAACTGAACAACTTATCGGTAATCCATCCCGTGTATCCTCCGTCATTGCAATGGACACTATGTGCCACAGTGCAGATGATGATTCAATGGAAAGCGTTGAGAACTATCCTGGCGATTTTGATGACATACATTTGCCGTCTACATCAGGAATCAAAAACACAGATCCCGCTGAGACATCAGAGTTGAATTACAGCAATCAAGCACAACAGAGTACTTGTCCTGCTGCTGTGAGAAGTACTGGTGAAATTGGAGTTAGCAGTACAAATGAAGAAGAAGTTGTAAACACAGATACTGCAACTGCACATGGGAGGGATGGTCCCAGCTTGGGGATTAGTGGAGGAAGTGTTGGCATGGGTGCTAGCCATGAAGCTGAAATTCATGGGATTGATGCTTCTATCTACCGAACTGACAGTGTTGTTGGTGATGTAGAACCTAttactgaaataactgataACCAAGGCCAAACAGGTGAATTTGCACCAGATCCAGGGTTGATGGGTGATTTTGTCCCTGAAGAAGTGGATAGAGAGGATCCTCATGGTGACAGTCAAGATTTGATGTCTCGGTCCGTAGTTAGGGCAGATAGTGGGTCGAAAGTTATGGGTTCAACTAAGGCAGAATCtgttgaaagtggtgaaaagaCAAGTAATATGCGAGCCACCTCCTGCGAGAATAGTCCCCATCCTTCACTTTCTTGCAATGCGATTTTATGTTCTGGCATGGAGCTATCTAAGGAAGAAGTTACTCAAGCTACCAAGGATCCAACAACTGATGACTGTGGTTTTGTTGATTCAGGCTATCAAGTTGCAAATGGGTCAG GGCCTCCCAATGGTGGAAGCAACTACGATGAAGCGGTGGAATTTGATCCAATTAAGTATCACAATTACTACTGTCCTTGGGTTAATGGAAATGTTGCTGCAGCAGGCTCTAGTAGCAGCAGTGGGTCTGGCTCCAGTCCTAGTGCTATTGCGCTTTGTGGTTGGCAGCTGACATTAGATGCTTTAGATGCTTTCCAATTGCAAGGCCAGGTTCCACCAGTGCAACCAGTAGAGTCTGAATCTGCTGCTTCCATGTATAAG ttattgttgcctCACGGTGTACTCATCGAACCTTGA